In the genome of Nitrospirota bacterium, the window CAATTCATGATTCCAGACTAGCCATTTTTCTCCAAACACATTTGACGACCTCTTCCTTTATCATTTATGTTTCAAAGGATATTTTGGGAGTCCAGATTGGAGGCGCATTAAAGAATGTGATTGCAATTGCCACCGGTTGCTCTGACGGACTTGGTTTCGGTGATAACTCAAGGGCGGCTTTGATTACACGCGGACTGTCGGAAATCATTCGCCTCGGAGTTGCCATGGGAGCAAAAAAAGAGACCTTCGCCGGGCTATCGGGAATTGGCGATCTGATTCTGACGGCTACCAGCCATCAAAGCCGAAATTATTCTGTCGGTTACCAAGTCGGAAAGGGGAGCGCTGTCAGGGAAATCATTGGCGGTTCGAAATCTGTGGCAGAGGGAGTTAGAACCACCCTTGCCGCCTACCATTTGGCTAAAAGGTTCAAAATAAAGACTCCGATTATCGAACAGCTCTATCTAATTCTCTACAAGAACAAAGAACCCAGAAAAGCAGTCGATGAACTGATTTACCGCGCGGCCCACTCAAAAAAGGAAAAGCTTGAATTTTGAAATGTTGACGAGCCTCTTCGGAGGAGCGGGGCTACTCCTTTTCGGACTACGGACCATATCGGATAGTCTTGATAACCTTGCAGGAGCCCGGTTCCGGTCCTATCTGGCCTGGGTATCCCAGAACAGGCTATTTGGTTTAGG includes:
- a CDS encoding NAD(P)-dependent glycerol-3-phosphate dehydrogenase; this translates as MQFPKQLKTISIIGAGSWGTGLAALLSEKSFNIRLWAFEEETVQSIHDLRENKIYLPGVPLSSSIQVTSSMEEALENSDLVLFVVPSHAARSVLVKIARFIKPGTPVLSATKGIENKTLLLPTQIMREILPKKCQSYIGALSGPTFAKEIILKQPTAAVLAIHDSRLAIFLQTHLTTSSFIIYVSKDILGVQIGGALKNVIAIATGCSDGLGFGDNSRAALITRGLSEIIRLGVAMGAKKETFAGLSGIGDLILTATSHQSRNYSVGYQVGKGSAVREIIGGSKSVAEGVRTTLAAYHLAKRFKIKTPIIEQLYLILYKNKEPRKAVDELIYRAAHSKKEKLEF